From Spirochaetaceae bacterium, one genomic window encodes:
- a CDS encoding GNAT family N-acetyltransferase, whose amino-acid sequence MDNYQYLLVKNYEELLNHLNNGLHKTFGNCFGTSSHYNEKEWDDFDNVKKVFEDYLRKRGIIYLCGDENKVVGFTAAVPLLTEKERYEELKNNLDEASKYWYIGDLGVHIDYRNNKIGEELLKHIFKNIPVKNVILRTRKDNERAIKWYLKQGFEYHTGVNEVTIISTTEGDERVFMKKTI is encoded by the coding sequence GTGGATAATTATCAATATTTATTAGTTAAAAATTACGAAGAATTATTAAATCACCTTAATAATGGGTTGCATAAAACTTTTGGTAATTGCTTTGGTACCTCCTCTCATTACAATGAAAAAGAATGGGACGACTTTGATAACGTTAAAAAAGTTTTTGAAGATTATCTTAGAAAAAGGGGTATTATCTATCTTTGTGGTGATGAAAATAAAGTAGTCGGTTTTACGGCCGCTGTCCCTTTATTAACGGAAAAAGAAAGATATGAAGAATTAAAAAATAACTTAGATGAAGCTAGTAAATATTGGTATATAGGTGATTTAGGTGTACATATTGATTACCGAAATAACAAAATTGGTGAAGAATTATTAAAACATATTTTTAAAAACATTCCGGTAAAAAATGTGATATTAAGAACACGTAAAGATAATGAAAGGGCCATAAAGTGGTATTTAAAACAAGGGTTTGAGTACCACACAGGTGTGAATGAAGTAACCATCATCTCTACAACGGAGGGAGATGAACGAGTTTTTATGAAGAAAACAATTTAA